Proteins encoded within one genomic window of Pongo pygmaeus isolate AG05252 chromosome 18, NHGRI_mPonPyg2-v2.0_pri, whole genome shotgun sequence:
- the MATCAP1 gene encoding microtubule-associated tyrosine carboxypeptidase 1 isoform X1: MLVSTYPSVSPEVDSVGNWSDPAGCDPKDRMVLDSGAQAYDQAPPSPPTSPPSLRHRLKPSDRDGPPLYPWSQSLALPLALAVPPALQPQPEQQPFSQMHLGHRGHMRRSESTYSVNSTGRRGRGTLGRPPPGRGRNPGGGTLRPAASLPHIAKTQRDAGHIASKSPCMLVALRPTNMDRERDKFFQSHYTYNPQFEYQEPMPTAVLEKYCEASGQFIHQAVGIIEAVLEKFGTYEHFEAATGGQLLTKCQIWSIVRKYMQKEGCVGEVVVQLSEDLLSQAVMMVENSRPTLAINLTGARQYWLEGMLRHEIGTHYLRGVNNARQPWHNAEGRLRYGLRPANPTEEGLASLHSVLFRKQPFLWRAALLYYTIHRAARMSFRQLFQDLARYVQDADVRWEYCVRAKRGQTDTSLPGCFSKDQVYLDGIVRILRHRQTIDFPLLTSLGKVSYEDVDHLRPHGVLDNTRVPHFMQDLARYRQQLEHIMATNRLDEAELGRLLPD, translated from the exons ATGCTGGTCTCCACATACCCTTCTGTGTCCCCAGAGGTCGACAGTGTGGGGAATTGGAGTGACCCGGCTGGATGTGACCCCAAAGACAGAATGGTGCTGGACTCGGGGGCTCAGGCATATGATCAGGCACCCCCCAGCCCGCCTACCAGTCCCCCATCCCTGCGCCATAGGCTGAAGCCCTCAGACCGAGATGGGCCACCACTGTACCCCTGGTCTCAGTCCCTGGCCTTGCCCCTGGCTCTGGCAGTCCCCCCAGCACTGCAGCCCCAGCCTGAGCAGCAGCCGTTCTCACAGATGCACCTGGGCCACCGTGGCCACATGCGTCGCAGTGAGAGCACCTACTCTGTAAATAGTACTGGCCGGCGGGGGCGTGGCACCCTGGGACGGCCTCCACCTGGACGGGGACGGAACCCAGGTGGGGGCACCCTGCGGcctgcagcctccctgcctcaCATTGCTAAGACTCAAAGGGATGCAGGCCATATTGCCAGCAAGAGCCCCTGCATGTTGGTGGCCCTGCGGCCAACCAACATGGACCGTGAGCGAGACAAGTTCTTCCAGTCCCATTACACCTACAATCCACAGTTTGAGTACCAGGAGCCCATGCCCACGGCTGTGCTGGAGAAGTACTGCGAGGCCTCTGGACAGTTCATCCATCAG GCAGTTGGCATCATTGAGGCTGTTCTGGAGAAGTTTGGAACCTATGAACACTTTGAGGCTGCCACTGGGGGGCAGCTGCTCACCAAGTGCCAGATATGGTCGATTGTGCGCAAATACATGCAGAAGGAGGGCTGCGTCGGGGAG GTTGTGGTGCAGCTGAGTGAGGACCTGCTGTCCCAGGCAGTGATGATGGTGGAGAACAGCCGGCCCACATTGGCGATCAACCTGACCGGAGCCCGCCAGTACTGGTTGGAGGGCATGTTGCGGCATGAGATAG GCACCCACTACCTGCGGGGCGTGAACAACGCGCGCCAGCCGTGGCACAACGCGGAGGGCCGGCTGCGGTACGGGCTGCGGCCGGCGAACCCCACGGAGGAGGGCCTGGCCAGCCTGCACAGCGTGCTGTTCCGCAAGCAGCCGTTCCTGTGGCGCGCTGCGCTGCTCTACTACACCATCCACCGCGCCGCGCGCATGTCCTTCCGTCAGCTCTTCCAGGACCTGGCGCGCTACGTGCAGGACGCCGACGTGCGCTGGGAGTACTGCGTGCGCGCCAAGCGCGGCCAGACGGACACCTCGCTGCCAG GTTGTTTCAGCAAGGACCAGGTGTACCTGGACGGCATCGTGCGCATTCTGCGACATCGCCAGACCATCGATTTCCCGCTGCTGACCTCACTGGGCAAG GTGTCCTATGAGGATGTGGACCACCTGCGGCCCCATGGGGTGCTGGATAATACCCGGGTGCCCCACTTCATGCAGGACTTGGCACGCTACCGGCAGCAGCTGGAGCACATCATGGCCACCAACCGGCTGGATGAGGCGGAGCTGGGTCGCCTGCTACCCGACTGA
- the MATCAP1 gene encoding microtubule-associated tyrosine carboxypeptidase 1 isoform X3, producing the protein MPTAVLEKYCEASGQFIHQAVGIIEAVLEKFGTYEHFEAATGGQLLTKCQIWSIVRKYMQKEGCVGEVVVQLSEDLLSQAVMMVENSRPTLAINLTGARQYWLEGMLRHEIGTHYLRGVNNARQPWHNAEGRLRYGLRPANPTEEGLASLHSVLFRKQPFLWRAALLYYTIHRAARMSFRQLFQDLARYVQDADVRWEYCVRAKRGQTDTSLPGCFSKDQVYLDGIVRILRHRQTIDFPLLTSLGKVSYEDVDHLRPHGVLDNTRVPHFMQDLARYRQQLEHIMATNRLDEAELGRLLPD; encoded by the exons ATGCCCACGGCTGTGCTGGAGAAGTACTGCGAGGCCTCTGGACAGTTCATCCATCAG GCAGTTGGCATCATTGAGGCTGTTCTGGAGAAGTTTGGAACCTATGAACACTTTGAGGCTGCCACTGGGGGGCAGCTGCTCACCAAGTGCCAGATATGGTCGATTGTGCGCAAATACATGCAGAAGGAGGGCTGCGTCGGGGAG GTTGTGGTGCAGCTGAGTGAGGACCTGCTGTCCCAGGCAGTGATGATGGTGGAGAACAGCCGGCCCACATTGGCGATCAACCTGACCGGAGCCCGCCAGTACTGGTTGGAGGGCATGTTGCGGCATGAGATAG GCACCCACTACCTGCGGGGCGTGAACAACGCGCGCCAGCCGTGGCACAACGCGGAGGGCCGGCTGCGGTACGGGCTGCGGCCGGCGAACCCCACGGAGGAGGGCCTGGCCAGCCTGCACAGCGTGCTGTTCCGCAAGCAGCCGTTCCTGTGGCGCGCTGCGCTGCTCTACTACACCATCCACCGCGCCGCGCGCATGTCCTTCCGTCAGCTCTTCCAGGACCTGGCGCGCTACGTGCAGGACGCCGACGTGCGCTGGGAGTACTGCGTGCGCGCCAAGCGCGGCCAGACGGACACCTCGCTGCCAG GTTGTTTCAGCAAGGACCAGGTGTACCTGGACGGCATCGTGCGCATTCTGCGACATCGCCAGACCATCGATTTCCCGCTGCTGACCTCACTGGGCAAG GTGTCCTATGAGGATGTGGACCACCTGCGGCCCCATGGGGTGCTGGATAATACCCGGGTGCCCCACTTCATGCAGGACTTGGCACGCTACCGGCAGCAGCTGGAGCACATCATGGCCACCAACCGGCTGGATGAGGCGGAGCTGGGTCGCCTGCTACCCGACTGA
- the MATCAP1 gene encoding microtubule-associated tyrosine carboxypeptidase 1 isoform X2 gives MVLDSGAQAYDQAPPSPPTSPPSLRHRLKPSDRDGPPLYPWSQSLALPLALAVPPALQPQPEQQPFSQMHLGHRGHMRRSESTYSVNSTGRRGRGTLGRPPPGRGRNPGGGTLRPAASLPHIAKTQRDAGHIASKSPCMLVALRPTNMDRERDKFFQSHYTYNPQFEYQEPMPTAVLEKYCEASGQFIHQAVGIIEAVLEKFGTYEHFEAATGGQLLTKCQIWSIVRKYMQKEGCVGEVVVQLSEDLLSQAVMMVENSRPTLAINLTGARQYWLEGMLRHEIGTHYLRGVNNARQPWHNAEGRLRYGLRPANPTEEGLASLHSVLFRKQPFLWRAALLYYTIHRAARMSFRQLFQDLARYVQDADVRWEYCVRAKRGQTDTSLPGCFSKDQVYLDGIVRILRHRQTIDFPLLTSLGKVSYEDVDHLRPHGVLDNTRVPHFMQDLARYRQQLEHIMATNRLDEAELGRLLPD, from the exons ATGGTGCTGGACTCGGGGGCTCAGGCATATGATCAGGCACCCCCCAGCCCGCCTACCAGTCCCCCATCCCTGCGCCATAGGCTGAAGCCCTCAGACCGAGATGGGCCACCACTGTACCCCTGGTCTCAGTCCCTGGCCTTGCCCCTGGCTCTGGCAGTCCCCCCAGCACTGCAGCCCCAGCCTGAGCAGCAGCCGTTCTCACAGATGCACCTGGGCCACCGTGGCCACATGCGTCGCAGTGAGAGCACCTACTCTGTAAATAGTACTGGCCGGCGGGGGCGTGGCACCCTGGGACGGCCTCCACCTGGACGGGGACGGAACCCAGGTGGGGGCACCCTGCGGcctgcagcctccctgcctcaCATTGCTAAGACTCAAAGGGATGCAGGCCATATTGCCAGCAAGAGCCCCTGCATGTTGGTGGCCCTGCGGCCAACCAACATGGACCGTGAGCGAGACAAGTTCTTCCAGTCCCATTACACCTACAATCCACAGTTTGAGTACCAGGAGCCCATGCCCACGGCTGTGCTGGAGAAGTACTGCGAGGCCTCTGGACAGTTCATCCATCAG GCAGTTGGCATCATTGAGGCTGTTCTGGAGAAGTTTGGAACCTATGAACACTTTGAGGCTGCCACTGGGGGGCAGCTGCTCACCAAGTGCCAGATATGGTCGATTGTGCGCAAATACATGCAGAAGGAGGGCTGCGTCGGGGAG GTTGTGGTGCAGCTGAGTGAGGACCTGCTGTCCCAGGCAGTGATGATGGTGGAGAACAGCCGGCCCACATTGGCGATCAACCTGACCGGAGCCCGCCAGTACTGGTTGGAGGGCATGTTGCGGCATGAGATAG GCACCCACTACCTGCGGGGCGTGAACAACGCGCGCCAGCCGTGGCACAACGCGGAGGGCCGGCTGCGGTACGGGCTGCGGCCGGCGAACCCCACGGAGGAGGGCCTGGCCAGCCTGCACAGCGTGCTGTTCCGCAAGCAGCCGTTCCTGTGGCGCGCTGCGCTGCTCTACTACACCATCCACCGCGCCGCGCGCATGTCCTTCCGTCAGCTCTTCCAGGACCTGGCGCGCTACGTGCAGGACGCCGACGTGCGCTGGGAGTACTGCGTGCGCGCCAAGCGCGGCCAGACGGACACCTCGCTGCCAG GTTGTTTCAGCAAGGACCAGGTGTACCTGGACGGCATCGTGCGCATTCTGCGACATCGCCAGACCATCGATTTCCCGCTGCTGACCTCACTGGGCAAG GTGTCCTATGAGGATGTGGACCACCTGCGGCCCCATGGGGTGCTGGATAATACCCGGGTGCCCCACTTCATGCAGGACTTGGCACGCTACCGGCAGCAGCTGGAGCACATCATGGCCACCAACCGGCTGGATGAGGCGGAGCTGGGTCGCCTGCTACCCGACTGA
- the MATCAP1 gene encoding microtubule-associated tyrosine carboxypeptidase 1 isoform X4 — protein MLVSTYPSVSPEVDSVGNWSDPAGCDPKDRMVLDSGAQAYDQAPPSPPTSPPSLRHRLKPSDRDGPPLYPWSQSLALPLALAVPPALQPQPEQQPFSQMHLGHRGHMRRSESTYSVNSTGRRGRGTLGRPPPGRGRNPGGGTLRPAASLPHIAKTQRDAGHIASKSPCMLVALRPTNMDRERDKFFQSHYTYNPQFEYQEPMPTAVLEKYCEASGQFIHQAVGIIEAVLEKFGTYEHFEAATGGQLLTKCQIWSIVRKYMQKEGCVGEVVVQLSEDLLSQAVMMVENSRPTLAINLTGARQYWLEGMLRHEIGTHYLRGVNNARQPWHNAEGRLRYGLRPANPTEEGLASLHSVLFRKQPFLWRAALLYYTIHRAARMSFRQLFQDLARYVQDADVRWEYCVRAKRGQTDTSLPARTRCTWTASCAFCDIARPSISRC, from the exons ATGCTGGTCTCCACATACCCTTCTGTGTCCCCAGAGGTCGACAGTGTGGGGAATTGGAGTGACCCGGCTGGATGTGACCCCAAAGACAGAATGGTGCTGGACTCGGGGGCTCAGGCATATGATCAGGCACCCCCCAGCCCGCCTACCAGTCCCCCATCCCTGCGCCATAGGCTGAAGCCCTCAGACCGAGATGGGCCACCACTGTACCCCTGGTCTCAGTCCCTGGCCTTGCCCCTGGCTCTGGCAGTCCCCCCAGCACTGCAGCCCCAGCCTGAGCAGCAGCCGTTCTCACAGATGCACCTGGGCCACCGTGGCCACATGCGTCGCAGTGAGAGCACCTACTCTGTAAATAGTACTGGCCGGCGGGGGCGTGGCACCCTGGGACGGCCTCCACCTGGACGGGGACGGAACCCAGGTGGGGGCACCCTGCGGcctgcagcctccctgcctcaCATTGCTAAGACTCAAAGGGATGCAGGCCATATTGCCAGCAAGAGCCCCTGCATGTTGGTGGCCCTGCGGCCAACCAACATGGACCGTGAGCGAGACAAGTTCTTCCAGTCCCATTACACCTACAATCCACAGTTTGAGTACCAGGAGCCCATGCCCACGGCTGTGCTGGAGAAGTACTGCGAGGCCTCTGGACAGTTCATCCATCAG GCAGTTGGCATCATTGAGGCTGTTCTGGAGAAGTTTGGAACCTATGAACACTTTGAGGCTGCCACTGGGGGGCAGCTGCTCACCAAGTGCCAGATATGGTCGATTGTGCGCAAATACATGCAGAAGGAGGGCTGCGTCGGGGAG GTTGTGGTGCAGCTGAGTGAGGACCTGCTGTCCCAGGCAGTGATGATGGTGGAGAACAGCCGGCCCACATTGGCGATCAACCTGACCGGAGCCCGCCAGTACTGGTTGGAGGGCATGTTGCGGCATGAGATAG GCACCCACTACCTGCGGGGCGTGAACAACGCGCGCCAGCCGTGGCACAACGCGGAGGGCCGGCTGCGGTACGGGCTGCGGCCGGCGAACCCCACGGAGGAGGGCCTGGCCAGCCTGCACAGCGTGCTGTTCCGCAAGCAGCCGTTCCTGTGGCGCGCTGCGCTGCTCTACTACACCATCCACCGCGCCGCGCGCATGTCCTTCCGTCAGCTCTTCCAGGACCTGGCGCGCTACGTGCAGGACGCCGACGTGCGCTGGGAGTACTGCGTGCGCGCCAAGCGCGGCCAGACGGACACCTCGCTGCCAG CAAGGACCAGGTGTACCTGGACGGCATCGTGCGCATTCTGCGACATCGCCAGACCATCGATTTCCCGCTGCTGA